A window from Esox lucius isolate fEsoLuc1 chromosome 16, fEsoLuc1.pri, whole genome shotgun sequence encodes these proteins:
- the LOC105016294 gene encoding gamma-crystallin M3-like, which produces MTTAGMNMGRIIFYEDRNFQGRSYECMNDCSDMTSYLSRCHSCRVESGCFMVYDRPNFIGNQYFMRRGEYADYQNLMGMTDGIRSCRMIPMHRGSFRMRIYERENFGGQMHEILDDCESIMERYRMSDCQSCHVLDGHWLMYEQPHYRGRQMYMRPGEYRNFREMSGGLEMRFMSMRRITDMC; this is translated from the exons ATGACCACCGCCGGCATGAACATGGGAAGA ATCATCTTCTACGAGGACAGGAACTTCCAGGGCCGCTCTTACGAGTGCATGAATGACTGCTCCGACATGACCTCCTACCTGAGCAGGTGTCACTCCTGCAGGGTTGAGAGCGGCTGCTTCATGGTCTACGACCGCCCCAACTTCATTGGAAATCAGTACTTCATGAGAAGGGGCGAGTATGCTGACTACCAGAATCTGATGGGAATGACCGATGGTATCAGGTCCTGCCGCATGATCCCAATG CACAGGGGATCCTTCAGGATGAGGATCTACGAGAGGGAGAACTTCGGAGGTCAAATGCATGAGATTCTGGATGACTGCGAGTCCATCATGGAGCGGTACCGCATGTCTGACTGCCAGTCCTGCCACGTGCTGGACGGCCACTGGCTGATGTACGAGCAGCCCCACTACAGAGGCAGGCAGATGTACATGAGGCCTGGAGAGTACAGGAACTTCAGGGAGATGAGCGGAGGCCTGGAGATGAGGTTCATGAGCATGAGGCGTATCACTGATATGTGCTAG
- the LOC105016295 gene encoding gamma-crystallin M3-like, whose amino-acid sequence MGRIIFYEDRNFQGRSYECMSDCSDLSSYLSRCHSCRVESGCFMVYDRPNFMGNQFFLRRGEYSDYHQLIGISDGMRSCRMIPMHRGSFRMRIYERENFGGQMMELMDDCESIMDRYRMSDCQSCHVLDGHWLMYEQPHYRGRMMYMRPGEYRNFREMSMSGMRVMSMRRIMDSCY is encoded by the exons ATGGGCAGa aTCATCTTCTACGAGGACAGGAACTTCCAGGGACGCTCTTATGAGTGTATGAGCGACTGCTCTGACTTGTCCTCCTACCTGAGCAGGTGTCACTCCTGCAGGGTTGAGAGCGGGTGCTTCATGGTCTACGACCGCCCCAACTTCATGGGAAACCAGTTCTTTTTGAGGAGGGGAGAGTACTCTGACTACCACCAGTTGATAGGAATAAGCGATGGTATGAGGTCCTGCCGCATGATCCCAATG CACAGAGGATCCTTCAGGATGAGGATCTACGAGAGGGAGAACTTCGGAGGTCAGATGATGGAGCTGATGGACGACTGCGAGTCCATCATGGACCGGTACCGCATGTCTGACTGCCAGTCCTGCCATGTGCTGGACGGCCACTGGCTGATGTACGAGCAGCCCCACTACAGAGGCAGGATGATGTACATGAGGCCTGGAGAGTACAGGAACTTCAGGGAGATGAGCATGAGTGGAATGAGGGTCATGAGCATGAGGCGTATCATGGATTCTTGTTATTAA
- the LOC105016296 gene encoding gamma-crystallin M3-like encodes MMGKIIFYEDRNFQGRSYETSQDCPDMSSYLSRCHSCRVESGCFMVYDRPNFMGNQYFMRRGEYSDYQRMMGMNDCIRSCRMIPMHKGNFRMRIYERENFGGQMMELMDDCDSIQDRYHMSDCQSCHVLDGHWLMYEQPHYRGRQMYLRPGEYRNFRDMGMGGMGTRFMSMRRIMDNMTM; translated from the exons ATGATGGGCAAG ATCATCTTCTACGAGGACAGGAACTTCCAGGGTCGTTCCTATGAGACGAGCCAGGACTGCCCTGACATGTCCTCCTACCTGAGCAGGTGTCACTCCTGCAGGGTTGAGAGCGGCTGCTTCATGGTCTACGACCGCCCCAACTTCATGGGAAACCAGTACTTCATGAGGAGGGGAGAGTACTCTGACTACCAGCGTATGATGGGAATGAATGACTGCATCAGATCCTGCCGCATGATCCCAATG CACAAAGGAAACTTCCGGATGAGGATCTACGAGAGGGAGAACTTCGGAGGTCAGATGATGGAGCTGATGGACGACTGCGACTCCATCCAGGACCGTTACCACATGTCTGACTGCCAGTCCTGCCACGTGCTGGATGGACACTGGCTGATGTACGAGCAGCCCCACTACAGAGGCAGGCAGATGTACTTGAGGCCCGGAGAGTACAGGAACTTCAGAGATATGGGCATGGGAGGCATGGGAACGAGATTTATGAGCATGAGGCGTATCATGGACAACATGACTATGTAA